One segment of Heterodontus francisci isolate sHetFra1 chromosome 26, sHetFra1.hap1, whole genome shotgun sequence DNA contains the following:
- the mrpl58 gene encoding peptidyl-tRNA hydrolase ICT1, mitochondrial, whose product MLRSGRIAFGVVRSGAGLLHREYRSAYSLEVLYPNRTADYSGKSGRQQGQNGALQNSCSTDIPIDRLTVTYCRSSGPGGQNVNKVNTKAEVRFHVATADWLSEDVRSAVAAKYQNRINRAGQLIVTSEASRYQMRNLADCLQKIRDMVAAASQKPKQPSKEEAENRRMRVESMQQERLRQKRIQSAIKRDRRVGFD is encoded by the exons ATGCTCCGTAGCGGGAGGATTGCATTCGGTGTCGTGCGCTCCGGGGCCGGACTCCTACACCGTGAATACCGCAGCGCTTACAGCCTGGAGGTGCTTTACCCGAATCGCACAGCCGATTACAGCGGGAAGAGCGGCCGCCAACAGGGACAG AATGGAGCATTACAGAATTCCTGCAGCACAGATATACCCATTG ACCGTCTCACAGTGACGTACTGTCGGAGCAGTGGGCCTGGGGGACAGAATGTCAACAAAG TGAACACAAAGGCAGAGGTGAGGTTCCACGTGGCGACAGCAGACTGGCTCTCTGAGGATGTGCGGAGTGCAGTCGCTGCCAAG tACCAGAACAGAATCAATCGGGCCGGGCAACTGATTGTCACTTCGGAGGCCAGCAGGTACCAGATGAGAAACCTTGCTGATTGTCTGCAGAAGATTCGGGACATGGTGGCAGCAGCCAGTCAGAAACCCAAGCAGCCATCCAAAGAGGAAGCTGAGAATCGGCGAATGAG GGTGGAGAGCATGCAACAGGAGCGGCTCCGGCAGAAGAGGATCCAGTCCGCCATCAAACGGGACCGACGAGTGGGATTTGATTAA